A genomic stretch from Aerococcaceae bacterium zg-1292 includes:
- a CDS encoding methionine adenosyltransferase has translation MSEKRLFTSESVTEGHPDKIADQISDAILDAILEQDAHARVACETAVNTGLVLVFGEITTSAYVDIQQIVRQKIDEIGYNKQQYGFDAKNVAVLVSLDEQSPDIAQGVDNAIETRDGQSEAEIGAGDQGLMFGYATDETEEFMPLPIALSHRLAFRLAQVRKSGELAYLGPDGKTQVTIEYDENQVAKRVDTVVISTQHSEDVTLEQIHQDMIDHVIQPIIPAELLDDETKYFINPTGKFIIGGPVGDSGLTGRKIIVDTYGGYARHGGGAFSGKDATKVDRSASYAARYIAKHIVASGLAKRCEVQLAYAIGVAEPVSISLDTFGTGLVDEATLIAAVRQVFHLTPRGIINMLDLRRPIYAKTAAYGHFGRSDVDLPWEQLDKVEALREAAGK, from the coding sequence ATGTCAGAAAAACGTTTATTTACATCAGAGTCAGTAACCGAAGGTCATCCAGATAAAATTGCCGATCAAATCAGTGATGCGATTTTAGATGCGATTTTAGAACAAGATGCACATGCACGTGTAGCCTGTGAGACGGCGGTGAATACTGGCTTAGTTTTAGTTTTTGGAGAAATTACCACTTCTGCGTATGTGGATATTCAACAAATTGTACGTCAAAAAATTGATGAAATCGGCTATAACAAACAACAATATGGTTTCGATGCCAAAAATGTGGCGGTATTAGTCTCGTTGGATGAACAGTCACCAGATATAGCTCAAGGAGTTGACAATGCGATTGAAACACGTGATGGTCAATCCGAAGCGGAAATTGGTGCCGGCGACCAAGGATTAATGTTTGGTTATGCTACCGATGAAACGGAAGAATTCATGCCATTACCGATTGCTTTGAGCCACCGCTTAGCATTTCGCTTAGCGCAAGTGCGTAAATCAGGTGAGTTAGCGTATTTAGGCCCAGACGGCAAGACACAAGTGACGATTGAATATGATGAAAATCAAGTTGCCAAACGTGTCGATACGGTGGTTATTAGCACACAACATTCAGAAGATGTGACACTGGAACAAATTCATCAAGATATGATTGACCATGTGATTCAACCAATTATCCCAGCAGAGTTATTGGATGATGAGACAAAATACTTCATTAATCCGACAGGTAAATTTATTATCGGAGGTCCGGTGGGCGACTCAGGTTTAACCGGGCGTAAAATTATTGTTGATACCTACGGTGGCTATGCGCGTCATGGTGGTGGTGCCTTTTCAGGTAAAGATGCTACTAAAGTTGACCGTTCGGCTAGTTACGCAGCCCGTTATATCGCTAAACACATTGTGGCGTCTGGGCTTGCGAAACGTTGTGAAGTGCAATTAGCGTATGCGATTGGTGTAGCAGAACCTGTATCAATTTCACTAGATACATTTGGTACCGGATTAGTTGACGAAGCGACATTGATAGCGGCAGTTCGTCAGGTATTCCACTTGACACCGCGTGGAATTATTAATATGTTAGATTTACGTCGTCCGATTTATGCAAAAACAGCTGCCTATGGTCACTTTGGTCGTAGCGATGTTGACTTGCCGTGGGAGCAGTTGGATAAAGTTGAAGCGTTACGAGAAGCAGCGGGCAAATAA
- the thrS gene encoding threonine--tRNA ligase: protein MSMITLTFPDGNKRQYPVGVTTKEVAESISKSLAKVALAGKLNGELIDFTRPIESDGAIEIITDKSDEALQIMRHSTAHLMAHAMTRLFPDVHFGVGPAIDSGFYYDTDKEVQITEEDLPAIEKEMKKIISQNYPIERREVTRQEALEIFAKDPYKVELINDLPEDEVITVYTQEDFTDLCRGVHVPSTGKIKVFKLLSLAGAYWRGNSNNKMMQRVYGTAFFNQADLDEFMRLRQEARERDHRKLGKELGLFMISQEVGSGLPFWLPKGATIRRIIERYIMDKEIALGYDHVYTPIMAKVDLYKTSGHWAHYQEDMFPPMDMGDGEMLVLRPMNCPHHMMIYKDDIHSYRELPIRIAELGMMHRYEKSGALSGLQRVREMTLNDAHIFVRPDQIKDEFKRVVNLVEDVYKDFNITDYRFRLSYRDPENKEKYFDDDEMWEKAQSMLKEAMDDLGLEYFEATGEAAFYGPKLDIQFKTAIGIEETMSTIQLDFLLPERFDLTYVGEDGLDIHRPVVIHRGVVSTMERFVAYLIEEYKGAFPTWLAPVQAVILPVNLDAHGDRVQEIYESLKAKGFRVEMDLRNEKLGYKIREAQTSKVPYQIVIGDQEVADGTVNVRKYGSKNSNTLAFDTFITQLTTEVENKSRNINAE, encoded by the coding sequence ATGTCAATGATAACACTAACATTTCCGGATGGAAATAAGCGTCAGTATCCAGTAGGTGTCACAACCAAAGAAGTAGCAGAATCTATCAGTAAATCACTTGCTAAAGTTGCACTAGCAGGTAAATTAAATGGAGAATTAATCGATTTTACACGTCCGATTGAATCGGATGGCGCCATCGAAATTATTACCGATAAAAGCGACGAAGCCTTACAAATTATGCGTCACTCGACCGCGCATCTGATGGCGCATGCGATGACACGTCTATTTCCAGATGTGCATTTTGGCGTAGGACCAGCGATTGACTCCGGTTTTTACTATGATACCGATAAAGAAGTACAAATTACGGAAGAAGATTTACCAGCCATCGAAAAAGAAATGAAAAAAATCATTTCACAAAACTATCCAATTGAGCGCCGTGAAGTCACCCGTCAAGAAGCGTTAGAAATTTTTGCTAAAGACCCATATAAAGTAGAATTAATTAATGATTTACCTGAAGATGAAGTCATTACTGTCTACACTCAAGAAGATTTTACTGACTTATGTCGTGGTGTTCATGTACCATCAACAGGTAAAATTAAAGTGTTCAAACTCCTATCGCTTGCCGGTGCTTATTGGAGAGGTAACTCAAATAATAAGATGATGCAACGTGTTTATGGAACTGCCTTCTTCAATCAAGCGGATTTAGATGAATTTATGCGTCTACGTCAAGAAGCACGTGAGCGTGATCACCGTAAATTAGGTAAAGAGCTGGGATTATTTATGATTAGCCAAGAAGTTGGTTCCGGTTTACCATTCTGGTTACCAAAAGGTGCGACCATTCGTCGTATTATTGAACGCTATATTATGGATAAAGAAATTGCGCTGGGCTATGACCATGTGTACACACCGATTATGGCAAAAGTAGATTTATATAAAACATCTGGGCACTGGGCGCACTACCAAGAAGATATGTTCCCGCCAATGGATATGGGCGACGGCGAAATGCTAGTATTACGTCCAATGAACTGTCCGCACCACATGATGATTTATAAAGATGATATTCATTCGTACCGTGAATTGCCAATTCGCATTGCTGAATTAGGTATGATGCACCGTTATGAAAAATCAGGAGCTTTATCTGGCTTGCAACGTGTGCGTGAAATGACGTTAAATGATGCGCATATTTTTGTTCGTCCAGACCAAATTAAAGATGAGTTTAAGCGTGTTGTGAACTTAGTTGAAGATGTGTATAAAGATTTCAATATCACAGATTATCGTTTCCGTCTCTCTTATCGTGACCCGGAAAATAAAGAGAAATACTTTGATGATGATGAGATGTGGGAAAAAGCACAGAGTATGTTAAAAGAAGCGATGGATGATTTAGGATTGGAGTATTTTGAAGCGACAGGCGAAGCAGCCTTTTATGGGCCAAAATTAGATATTCAATTCAAAACAGCTATTGGCATCGAAGAAACGATGTCTACCATTCAATTGGACTTCTTGTTACCAGAACGCTTTGACTTAACTTATGTCGGTGAAGATGGACTAGATATTCACCGCCCAGTGGTAATTCACCGTGGTGTGGTATCAACGATGGAACGTTTCGTTGCATACTTAATTGAAGAGTACAAAGGCGCTTTCCCAACATGGTTAGCACCGGTTCAAGCAGTTATTTTACCAGTTAACTTAGATGCGCATGGCGACCGTGTTCAAGAGATTTATGAATCACTGAAAGCTAAAGGTTTCCGTGTGGAAATGGACTTACGTAACGAAAAATTAGGATATAAAATTCGTGAAGCGCAAACGTCTAAAGTACCGTATCAAATTGTTATCGGGGACCAAGAAGTAGCCGATGGCACAGTAAATGTTCGTAAATACGGTTCTAAAAATTCAAACACATTAGCATTTGATACGTTTATCACCCAATTAACAACAGAAGTCGAAAACAAAAGCCGCAATATTAACGCGGAATAA
- a CDS encoding helix-turn-helix transcriptional regulator, which translates to MSIGQRIRTLRIQQQLTQEELAQRLNMSQQTISRIEKEVDMPISTAVSLARFFNVSLDYLCGLSTTKHPQSDVIDDHTQELLYRYNSIETNHQSLVDSFVDTLLKKYPKE; encoded by the coding sequence ATGTCTATCGGTCAACGTATTCGCACATTGAGAATTCAGCAACAGCTTACTCAAGAGGAATTAGCACAAAGATTAAATATGTCGCAACAGACAATTAGCCGTATTGAAAAAGAGGTCGATATGCCTATCTCAACTGCGGTAAGTCTTGCTCGTTTTTTTAATGTATCCTTAGATTATTTATGCGGCTTATCAACCACAAAACATCCTCAAAGTGATGTTATTGATGACCATACACAAGAATTACTCTATCGATACAACTCCATTGAAACAAACCATCAGAGTCTTGTTGATAGTTTTGTCGATACACTTTTAAAAAAATATCCAAAGGAATAG
- a CDS encoding helix-turn-helix transcriptional regulator — translation MFTRIKDLRISNAYKQDYVADYLALSQSAYSRIENGASEITGSVLVKLATLYQVPVDYLLNDDSQREKTATNLTYYI, via the coding sequence ATGTTTACAAGAATTAAAGATTTAAGAATATCTAATGCGTATAAGCAAGACTATGTTGCAGACTATTTGGCTTTATCTCAGTCAGCATATTCGCGCATCGAAAATGGCGCCTCCGAAATCACGGGAAGCGTGCTAGTCAAGCTAGCCACACTCTATCAGGTACCGGTTGATTATCTCTTGAATGATGACTCTCAAAGGGAGAAGACCGCAACTAATTTAACATATTATATTTAA
- a CDS encoding ATP-grasp domain-containing protein, with translation MSVKYFPGSTIGIIGSSIASAILAQEAGRLGYRVGSLVLVSENPVHQFTSWQTIAENYNELVLRQFAERVDIVIAETGLLSPEDYHVLKEVTNVVLSDDLISLVTDRLLEKVYLDSLHLLVAPFSLVTSLNDIKEAIEYIGFPCILKSTNRHLPNSENSIVLYSEDDYEAAAQKVEESSCILEAWIPTVKKAVLTVVRNERGELLIYPIFERINTGEGSQVRYPITLHSAIEQEIARIGQLVAEAVGLIGSLTIECLITAAGVVYINKAAVGLAEEAIFTVGSMSVSHFEAMIRALVGLPLPSLRPRSLAAISLPLQNLEIENVLTQYMLRTDWGFAFFNPVGQQPEDLVGQVIVTGESIANCERQIELTEIIKKPL, from the coding sequence ATGTCGGTGAAATATTTTCCAGGTTCGACGATTGGCATTATTGGTTCCAGTATTGCTTCAGCTATTTTAGCACAAGAAGCTGGGCGCTTAGGCTACCGTGTAGGAAGTCTGGTTTTAGTATCGGAAAACCCTGTCCATCAATTTACATCATGGCAGACAATTGCTGAAAATTATAATGAACTTGTGTTGCGTCAATTTGCTGAAAGAGTCGATATTGTGATTGCAGAGACCGGACTCTTGTCTCCTGAAGATTACCACGTGTTAAAAGAAGTGACCAATGTGGTATTATCGGATGATTTAATTTCGTTAGTGACCGACCGCTTGCTTGAAAAGGTGTATCTAGATTCACTTCATTTATTAGTGGCACCTTTTTCACTTGTGACATCGTTAAATGATATTAAAGAGGCAATCGAGTATATTGGGTTTCCTTGTATTTTAAAATCGACGAATCGCCATTTACCTAATTCAGAAAATTCGATTGTCTTATATAGTGAAGATGACTATGAAGCAGCTGCTCAGAAAGTTGAAGAGAGTTCGTGTATTCTTGAAGCTTGGATTCCAACAGTGAAGAAAGCAGTACTGACGGTTGTGCGTAATGAACGTGGCGAGTTGTTGATTTATCCAATTTTTGAGCGTATCAACACTGGAGAAGGCTCTCAAGTACGTTATCCAATTACGTTACATTCTGCGATTGAGCAAGAAATTGCTCGAATTGGACAATTAGTCGCTGAAGCAGTCGGTTTAATTGGGTCGTTAACGATTGAATGCTTAATTACAGCTGCAGGTGTTGTCTATATTAATAAAGCAGCCGTTGGTTTAGCTGAAGAAGCTATTTTTACGGTAGGCTCGATGTCAGTGTCTCATTTTGAAGCGATGATTCGGGCATTAGTTGGATTGCCATTGCCATCTTTGCGTCCGCGTAGTTTAGCCGCAATTTCCTTGCCACTGCAAAATTTGGAAATTGAAAATGTCTTGACACAGTATATGCTACGTACCGATTGGGGTTTTGCATTTTTTAATCCAGTCGGACAGCAGCCTGAAGATTTAGTCGGACAAGTGATTGTCACAGGCGAGTCGATTGCTAATTGTGAACGTCAAATTGAATTGACTGAAATTATCAAAAAGCCATTATAA
- a CDS encoding DsbA family protein: MESNYQVEYMTNGVPKVFEFYLFVNPLGQKCYVCECELQKTLTKISTSVDIHVLCFHNQQIVSEFMKQLNIPSSDLTSRNYIYQSVYLASLAYKAATMQGKKKGRRFLMRMQEEIDGHLERFSDQFVLDLAEEVGLDMMTFKDDLESDYARDLVFQDLQIAKEMAVDGTPTLVMFEHRLGEKGLLLKENITVSNIISHLDELVQYDFIQKTCNPNTCKPKLVLLKK, translated from the coding sequence TTGGAATCCAATTATCAAGTTGAATATATGACAAATGGTGTTCCCAAAGTGTTTGAATTCTATTTATTTGTGAATCCACTTGGTCAGAAATGCTATGTGTGTGAATGTGAACTCCAAAAAACATTGACGAAAATATCGACCAGTGTTGATATTCATGTGCTGTGTTTTCACAATCAACAAATCGTTTCTGAATTTATGAAACAATTAAATATTCCAAGCTCTGATTTAACATCACGTAATTATATCTATCAATCGGTCTACCTTGCGTCGTTGGCATATAAAGCAGCTACCATGCAAGGAAAGAAAAAAGGACGTCGCTTTTTAATGCGGATGCAAGAAGAAATTGATGGTCACTTAGAACGTTTTTCCGACCAATTTGTTTTAGATTTAGCAGAAGAAGTTGGTTTGGATATGATGACATTTAAAGACGATTTAGAGTCTGATTATGCACGTGACTTAGTTTTCCAAGACTTACAAATCGCTAAAGAGATGGCAGTAGATGGAACACCGACTTTGGTCATGTTTGAGCATCGTCTCGGCGAAAAAGGGTTGTTATTGAAGGAAAATATTACTGTTTCAAATATTATTTCTCACTTAGATGAACTTGTACAGTATGATTTTATTCAAAAGACTTGTAACCCGAACACCTGCAAACCCAAACTGGTATTATTGAAAAAATAA
- a CDS encoding CYTH domain-containing protein, which translates to MSYSIEQEIKSLLTQEEFYHVLDYFDLGATDYQSQHNTYFDSDNQVLKHHQAALRLRNFQTTSEWTYKQKQDTHRSLELTYTQSYPQLPVPESILVQQVADDVIRDQLEQLMPLNTVLTAYLSIKTHRWTVKTPYGEYAIDQTFYGNTSDYEIELETDDLPTAMAAFKELLATLSIPYRAADKKIARALKHLAGA; encoded by the coding sequence ATGAGTTACTCAATTGAACAAGAAATTAAATCTTTATTGACGCAAGAGGAATTTTATCACGTATTAGATTATTTTGACTTAGGTGCAACTGACTACCAATCGCAACACAATACATACTTTGACAGCGATAATCAAGTACTCAAGCACCATCAAGCAGCCTTACGTTTACGTAACTTTCAAACAACTAGTGAATGGACGTATAAACAAAAACAGGATACGCATCGCTCACTCGAATTAACGTATACGCAATCTTACCCACAACTTCCTGTGCCAGAATCAATTCTCGTACAACAAGTGGCAGATGACGTCATCCGCGACCAGTTAGAACAATTAATGCCATTAAATACTGTGTTAACAGCCTACCTTTCCATCAAAACCCATCGCTGGACCGTTAAAACACCTTACGGCGAGTACGCGATTGACCAAACATTTTACGGTAATACTAGTGATTATGAAATCGAACTGGAAACCGATGATTTACCGACTGCTATGGCAGCTTTCAAAGAATTATTAGCAACTTTATCCATCCCCTACCGAGCAGCCGATAAAAAAATTGCACGCGCGTTAAAGCACTTAGCAGGCGCATAA
- a CDS encoding GTP pyrophosphokinase family protein, protein MEDNFIEDWNQFLAPYEQAVEELKLKLKNIRKEFRSSQRHTPIEFVTGRVKTKESILEKMAIRNIKPEDFLIGVQDIAGIRIMCQFVEDIYEVAHLLQERNDFKVLLVRDYIKNHKASGYRSYHMVVEYPVQRASETISVIVEIQIRTLAMNFWATIEHSLNYKYRGEYPEEILLRLERASEAAFMLDEEMSEIRDEIREAIRIFDRK, encoded by the coding sequence ATTGAAGATAATTTCATTGAAGACTGGAATCAATTTTTAGCCCCGTATGAACAAGCGGTGGAAGAGCTGAAATTGAAATTGAAAAATATTCGCAAAGAATTCCGCTCAAGTCAACGGCATACGCCTATCGAATTTGTCACTGGGCGCGTGAAAACTAAGGAAAGTATTTTAGAAAAAATGGCGATTCGCAATATTAAGCCGGAAGATTTTTTAATCGGTGTGCAAGATATTGCTGGGATTCGGATTATGTGTCAGTTTGTAGAAGATATTTATGAAGTGGCGCATTTATTACAAGAGCGCAATGATTTTAAAGTATTATTAGTACGCGACTATATAAAAAATCACAAAGCGAGTGGTTATCGCTCGTATCACATGGTGGTCGAATATCCTGTACAACGTGCTAGTGAGACTATCTCAGTCATCGTTGAAATACAGATTCGCACACTCGCTATGAATTTTTGGGCGACGATTGAACATTCGCTCAACTATAAGTATCGTGGTGAATATCCAGAAGAAATTTTATTGCGTCTTGAACGTGCGAGTGAAGCGGCGTTTATGTTGGATGAAGAAATGTCAGAAATTCGTGACGAAATAAGAGAGGCCATTCGTATTTTTGACCGAAAATAG
- a CDS encoding NAD kinase has product MQPRVYVYTNQNAVSLQLKELLMLKMKKRGIAIMPQGQPFDYLITIGGDGTLLSAFHQYQSMLSTIQFIGIHTGHLGFYADWQSYELDELVDNLLAVDQKDPVSYPLLSIEVTQQDGTITKYLALNECSLRSNTGTMVSDVYVKNRFFETLRSDGLCVATPTGSTGLSKSLGGAVMHPRLDAIQLTEIASLNNRVYRSLGSPMIIPKDEWFRIEPSIRGKASMFTLMFDNVTLENYPVHAIRLQIADERIRFANIRHTHFWDRVEASFIGRNYQPEIKLNNQLK; this is encoded by the coding sequence ATGCAACCCCGAGTATATGTGTACACGAACCAAAATGCAGTATCATTGCAATTGAAAGAATTATTGATGCTTAAAATGAAAAAAAGAGGTATAGCGATTATGCCCCAAGGGCAGCCATTTGATTATCTGATTACTATCGGTGGAGACGGTACGCTATTATCCGCCTTTCATCAATATCAATCCATGTTGTCGACCATTCAATTTATTGGAATTCATACGGGACACCTAGGCTTTTATGCAGACTGGCAGTCGTATGAATTGGATGAATTGGTAGATAATTTATTAGCAGTTGACCAAAAAGACCCGGTCAGTTATCCCTTGCTAAGTATTGAAGTGACGCAACAAGACGGAACCATCACCAAGTATTTAGCGTTAAACGAATGCTCGTTGCGCTCAAATACCGGTACAATGGTCAGTGATGTCTATGTAAAAAACCGGTTTTTTGAAACATTACGCAGTGATGGCTTATGTGTGGCGACACCGACAGGTTCGACGGGCTTGAGTAAATCATTAGGTGGTGCCGTGATGCATCCACGTTTAGATGCGATTCAACTGACAGAAATTGCATCGTTAAACAACCGTGTCTATCGCTCATTAGGTTCGCCAATGATTATACCAAAAGACGAGTGGTTTCGAATTGAACCGTCCATCCGTGGAAAAGCAAGTATGTTTACATTGATGTTTGACAATGTCACGCTAGAAAATTATCCCGTTCATGCCATTCGTTTACAGATAGCCGATGAACGAATACGCTTTGCCAACATCCGCCATACCCATTTCTGGGACCGAGTAGAAGCCTCATTCATCGGACGCAATTATCAACCAGAAATAAAACTAAACAACCAATTAAAGTAA
- a CDS encoding thioredoxin family protein, whose protein sequence is MNKYKMTLIAAAAAFLVGGCNIISKGGDASADIKQTVTAENRLDKAVSIPEDTQFKTMDKAEKEKLYAELDKIEKFSQDTKSPISYSNIEEITSDAEYTDFILNSQKNASIIYLGFDECPYCKAFTPKLSHLAKEYGVKVYYYNTRKRDNDANFKSIVSMYNVETVPHAFIVKNGDVVNKINHEHSMTAIEAFVKKVADSNK, encoded by the coding sequence ATGAATAAATACAAGATGACATTAATCGCTGCAGCGGCAGCATTTTTAGTAGGAGGATGCAATATCATTTCTAAAGGTGGAGATGCGTCTGCTGACATTAAGCAAACCGTAACAGCAGAAAATCGATTGGACAAAGCAGTTTCCATTCCTGAGGACACACAATTCAAGACAATGGATAAAGCAGAAAAAGAAAAATTATATGCTGAGTTAGATAAGATTGAAAAATTCTCGCAAGATACAAAATCACCAATTAGCTATTCTAATATTGAAGAAATCACATCAGACGCTGAATATACAGATTTTATTTTAAACTCACAAAAAAATGCGAGTATTATCTATCTAGGATTTGACGAGTGTCCGTATTGTAAAGCATTTACACCGAAATTAAGTCATTTAGCTAAAGAATATGGTGTGAAAGTCTACTACTATAATACAAGAAAACGTGACAATGATGCGAATTTCAAATCAATTGTTAGTATGTATAATGTTGAAACTGTCCCCCATGCTTTTATTGTGAAAAACGGGGATGTCGTTAATAAAATTAACCATGAACATTCGATGACAGCAATCGAAGCATTTGTTAAAAAAGTTGCTGATTCAAACAAGTAA
- a CDS encoding RluA family pseudouridine synthase, which yields MKFEYISQRDEPTLIKHFFHHLELPRGFTTAVKFGGAILLNNKPVTVRAVIHKGDTLTLIAPDEKGHDTVIPSFEPIEIVYEDRDVLVVNKPADVVSIPSIKDPDGAMANRIKGYYVRQQYADQVIHIVTRLDRDTTGLMLIAKHRLAHAYLDRQIKNRDIKKIYYAISAQSAWPAHGLIDAPIARSETSLITRQVHESGKQAQTEYWLHQSLSDSALLKLQLHTGRTHQIRVHLAHQGGPLVGDDLYGGPLTSGLSRQALHCGELAFLHPFTGEWIVLHSPLPQDMQQWLDEHRLEK from the coding sequence ATGAAGTTTGAATATATTAGTCAACGCGACGAACCCACGCTGATTAAGCATTTTTTTCATCACTTAGAGCTGCCGCGTGGTTTTACAACTGCGGTGAAATTCGGCGGCGCGATATTGTTAAATAATAAACCCGTTACTGTGCGAGCAGTAATTCATAAAGGGGATACCTTAACACTTATTGCACCAGATGAGAAAGGTCATGATACCGTGATACCGTCGTTTGAACCGATTGAGATTGTCTATGAAGACCGTGATGTACTTGTGGTAAATAAGCCTGCGGATGTAGTGTCCATTCCATCGATTAAAGACCCTGATGGTGCGATGGCTAACCGTATTAAAGGGTATTACGTCCGACAACAATATGCTGACCAGGTTATTCATATTGTCACCCGATTGGACCGTGATACGACCGGTTTAATGTTAATCGCCAAACATCGATTGGCTCACGCTTATTTAGACCGTCAAATTAAAAATCGTGACATTAAAAAGATTTATTATGCCATTTCGGCTCAATCAGCATGGCCAGCACATGGACTTATTGACGCACCGATTGCGCGCAGTGAAACATCTTTAATTACAAGACAGGTTCATGAAAGTGGTAAACAAGCACAAACAGAATACTGGTTACATCAGTCATTATCGGATAGTGCTCTGTTAAAGTTACAATTACATACCGGACGCACGCATCAAATTCGAGTGCACCTTGCGCATCAGGGTGGCCCTTTGGTAGGAGATGACCTATACGGCGGACCGTTAACATCAGGATTGAGTCGGCAAGCCTTACATTGTGGTGAATTAGCATTTTTACATCCATTTACTGGAGAGTGGATTGTGTTACATAGTCCATTGCCGCAGGATATGCAGCAATGGCTGGACGAACACCGATTAGAGAAGTAA
- the mgtE gene encoding magnesium transporter — MEVFERTFEEHVEVIQQLLNNNRMTRFRSEFLALHQYDQAKIFEAITADERQKVYQYLSPSELASLFDAFEAEDVPVNEYFEEMNPNYAASVLGEMFADNAVDILNNLTDKENVKVYMQLMKPESAREISQLINYLPDTAGSIMTTEFVWVDENFSVREAYEHLKEVAKQAETIYYIYAVDENRRLSGVISLRDLIINEDARLVKDVMNPRVITVQVSDGQEEVARMVQDYDLLALPVVGFDRELLGIITVDDVLDVIQEEADSDYSGLAAVNVNEEHISPWSAAKSRLPWLITLLFLGMGTATLISQYEELIASASVLSAFVTLITGTAGNAGTQSLAVAVRKITNKSEDDNFFQSLLFEILTGLIKGVIVGATIAIVAGIWQKNLVLGAIIGISMATAIFVANLAGSLIPKLMARLGFDPAVASGPFISTLSDLTSVLIYFSIASAFMQYLF; from the coding sequence ATGGAAGTATTTGAGAGAACGTTTGAAGAGCACGTTGAAGTGATTCAACAATTATTGAATAATAACCGCATGACGCGCTTTCGTTCAGAATTTTTAGCGCTGCATCAATATGACCAAGCGAAAATTTTCGAGGCAATTACCGCGGATGAACGGCAAAAAGTGTATCAATATTTGTCACCGTCAGAGTTGGCAAGTTTGTTTGATGCCTTTGAAGCAGAAGATGTACCTGTTAACGAGTACTTTGAAGAGATGAATCCGAATTATGCCGCAAGTGTCCTTGGTGAAATGTTTGCTGATAACGCCGTTGATATTTTGAATAATTTAACTGATAAAGAAAATGTTAAAGTATACATGCAGTTGATGAAACCAGAAAGCGCGCGGGAGATTAGTCAATTAATTAATTATCTACCAGATACTGCCGGTTCGATTATGACAACGGAATTTGTTTGGGTGGATGAAAACTTTAGTGTTCGTGAAGCATATGAACATCTAAAAGAAGTGGCGAAACAAGCAGAGACGATTTATTATATATATGCTGTCGATGAAAACCGTCGCCTGTCTGGTGTCATTTCGTTAAGGGATTTGATAATTAATGAAGATGCCCGACTTGTTAAAGATGTAATGAATCCGCGTGTGATTACTGTACAAGTCAGTGATGGTCAAGAAGAAGTGGCACGGATGGTTCAAGATTATGACTTATTGGCCTTACCTGTTGTTGGTTTTGACCGAGAACTACTAGGGATTATTACTGTCGATGATGTTTTAGATGTCATTCAAGAAGAAGCAGACAGCGACTACTCTGGTTTGGCGGCCGTTAATGTTAATGAGGAACACATTTCCCCTTGGTCAGCAGCAAAAAGTCGTTTACCTTGGTTAATTACCTTATTGTTTTTAGGTATGGGGACGGCGACTTTGATTAGTCAATATGAGGAACTAATTGCTTCGGCGAGTGTCTTATCCGCCTTTGTCACCCTGATAACCGGTACTGCCGGAAATGCGGGCACACAATCTTTAGCCGTGGCAGTTCGTAAAATCACGAATAAATCAGAAGATGATAATTTCTTTCAGTCACTATTGTTCGAAATATTAACAGGATTAATTAAAGGCGTGATTGTCGGAGCAACGATTGCGATTGTCGCCGGTATTTGGCAAAAGAATTTAGTGCTAGGAGCGATTATCGGAATCTCAATGGCAACTGCAATTTTTGTAGCCAACCTAGCAGGTTCACTAATTCCAAAATTAATGGCGCGATTAGGCTTTGACCCAGCCGTTGCCAGCGGACCATTTATCTCAACCCTAAGTGACCTAACCTCAGTACTCATCTACTTCTCAATCGCCTCAGCCTTTATGCAATACTTATTTTAA